The following proteins come from a genomic window of Crassostrea angulata isolate pt1a10 chromosome 1, ASM2561291v2, whole genome shotgun sequence:
- the LOC128183104 gene encoding uncharacterized protein LOC128183104 encodes MALTQLLVTLLIGTCSVYGQNRLPWLWRGFPTCPHLMCEPIPVDMPEFCIIPGSLMFQGWSLCKSCDIIYSECLPENLPRQPAGGPSSVGSTVLKSGNPRQQNEVPPCVHVSCPSFAQINKSCIREGSIIEFEGAQCRDCDYVDPFCEGLNLDICQNHIVDCTGVPKSAPKKCIEQSVIQFNNNPCLSCPFLKTEDPECNTPDLRRCPGLKCADLSQVSSACVKEGRMVRLGSSQCHLCPEIDTQNPACNPLSAAPKRSLTPVSLCPNSYCPPLAGIPQNCITEGELSSYEGTPCRKCAVIDPFCPGLNLQICQNHILDCWGAPTNTPNRCKSQSVISFGNRACLTCPYFKTEEAGCIEESYNMCPGIQCSEVRGVPYRCLRQPSQLSGSQCATECPSRVMAPGCPMPPRRPPQALPATPAPPTPRAPTRPFNPQLCPALMCPDMPRNVPESCLRPGVIMGMNGQECPGCPQVDPACQLEQLDICENLLPTCGQVPQGLPARCYDQSTVSYNGRRCLTCPEVRPMCRRSTVLT; translated from the exons ATGGCTCTAACACAGCTACTGGTCACGCTGCTCATAGGAACCTGTTCTGTTTACG GCCAGAATAGGCTCCCTTGGTTATGGAGAGGCTTCCCGACCTGTCCACACTTGATGTGTGAGCCTATTCCCGTGGATATGCCAGAATTCTGCATTATTCCAGGCAGCCTGATGTTCCAAGGATGGTCGCTCTGCAAGAGTTGCGATATTATTTACTCTGAATGCTTACCCGAAAACTTACCAAGACAACCTGCTGGTGGTCCATCAAGTGTGGGATCAACCGTTCTGAAATCTGGAAACCCCAGACAACAAAATGAGGTTCCACCGTGCGTCCATGTGTCCTGTCCGTCTTTTGCCCAAATCAACAAATCGTGTATCAGGGAGGGGTCGATTATTGAGTTTGAGGGCGCTCAATGCAGGGATTGTGATTACGTAGACCCGTTCTGTGAGGGTCTGAATCTGGACATCTGCCAGAATCACATCGTAGACTGCACCGGTGTACCCAAATCAGCACCCAAGAAGTGTATAGAACAGAGCGTCATTCAGTTTAACAACAATCCATGCTTGTCCTGTCCATTTCTGAAAACCGAGGACCCAGAATGCAATACACCAGACTTAAGGAGATGTCCGGGATTAAAATGTGCCGACTTGTCTCAGGTATCTAGCGCATGCGTAAAGGAGGGACGTATGGTCAGGCTCGGTTCCTCACAATGTCACCTCTGTCCAGAGATAGACACACAAAATCCAGCTTGCAACCCACTATCTGCCGCACCAAAACGTAGCCTAACACCAGTGTCGCTGTGTCCCAACTCTTATTGTCCACCGCTGGCCGGAATTCCACAGAATTGTATCACCGAAGGGGAGCTATCCAGCTACGAGGGAACACCCTGTCGCAAATGTGCAGTCATTGATCCATTCTGTCCCGGTTTAAACCTACAGATTTGTCAAAACCACATTCTAGACTGTTGGGGTGCTCCAACAAATACTCCCAATAGATGCAAGTCTCAATCCGTCATCAGTTTTGGAAACAGAGCTTGTTTAACATGTCCTTATTTCAAAACAGAAGAAGCCGGATGCATAGAAGAGTCCTACAATATGTGTCCCGGAATTCAGTGCTCGGAAGTCCGAGGGGTCCCGTATCGTTGTTTGAGACAACCCTCCCAACTCTCGGGATCACAGTGCGCCACAGAGTGTCCATCCAGAGTAATGGCTCCTGGATGTCCAATGCCGCCGAGGAGGCCGCCACAAGCGCTACCAGCCACACCGGCACCACCTACACCAAGAGCGCCAACTCGTCCATTCAATCCACAACTGTGCCCAGCCCTTATGTGTCCCGATATGCCTAGAAATGTCCCCGAATCTTGTCTCAGACCCGGAGTCATCATGGGAATGAACGGCCAAGAATGTCCCGGATGTCCACAGGTCGACCCCGCCTGTCAGCTGGAACAATTGGATATCTGTGAGAACCTGCTCCCCACGTGCGGACAGGTGCCACAGGGACTTCCAGCGAGGTGCTACGACCAGAGCACCGTGTCTTACAACGGTCGGCGCTGTTTGACGTGTCCTGAGGTTCGCCCGATGTGCAGGCGCTCCACTGTCCTGACCTAA
- the LOC128155754 gene encoding hemagglutinin/amebocyte aggregation factor-like, whose translation MNDAVPVFLLLMCLSRGGAPESNWANEFDGHFQFVCPVGSYLTNVESFFNSYYNDRKFSFQCNARLDSPVEVSSCFWTDYVNAMDSPIVFQCGSGVIHGIESYHQDTYEDRRFKFKCCNLPLTCETNCHYTGWVNDLQGPFTYIAPDNYFIRGVVSFHDNKAEDRKFDFEVCALPTACDYHQHHSHNPTKPISTPSTSTTNGTTAWVVLG comes from the exons ATGAATGACGCCGTCCCAG TTTTCCTTTTACTCATGTGTCTGTCGCGAGGTGGCGCTCCAGAGTCGAACTGGGCCAACGAGTTTGACGGACATTTCCAATTTGTGTGCCCCGTCGGCAGTTACCTGACCAACGTAGAGAGTTTCTTCAACAGCTATTACAACGACCGGAAGTTCAGTTTCCAGTGTAACGCCCGCCTCGATTCCCCAGTGGAAGTATCTTCCTGTTTCTGGACCG ATTATGTCAATGCGATGGACAGTCCCATAGTGTTTCAGTGTGGGTCTGGTGTCATCCATGGAATAGAAAGCTACCACCAGGACACATACGAAGAcaggaggtttaaattcaagtgtTGCAATCTTCCAC TTACATGTGAAACCAATTGCCACTACACCGGCTGGGTTAATGACCTTCAAGGCCCGTTTACTTACATTGCCCCAGACAACTATTTCATTAGAGGAGTTGTTAGTTTTCATGACAACAAGGCGGA AGACCGGAAGTTCGACTTTGAGGTATGTGCATTACCCACTGCCTGTGATTACCATCAGCACCACTCACACAATCCGACCAAACCTATTTCTACCCCATCCACATCTACTACCAACGGGACTACTGCATGGGTGGTTCTTGGATAG